A region from the Zonotrichia albicollis isolate bZonAlb1 chromosome 17, bZonAlb1.hap1, whole genome shotgun sequence genome encodes:
- the SRC gene encoding proto-oncogene tyrosine-protein kinase Src isoform X2 has product MGSSKSKPKDPSQRRRSLEPTENTHHGGFPASQTPSKAAAPDAHRTPSRSFGTMAAESKLFGGFNTSDTVTSPQRAGALAGGVTTFVALYDYESRTETDLSFKKGERLQIVNNTEGDWWLAHSLTTGQTGYIPSNYVAPSDSIQAEEWYFGKITRRESERLLLNPENPRGTFLVRESETTKGAYCLSVSDFDNAKGLNVKHYKIRKLDSGGFYITSRTQFNSLQQLVAYYSKHADGLCHRLTNICPTSKPQTQGLAKDAWEIPRESLRLEVKLGQGCFGEVWMGTWNGTTRVAIKTLKPGTMSPEAFLQEAQVMKKLRHEKLVQLYAVVSEEPIYIVTEYMSKGSLLDFLKGEMGKYLRLPQLVDMAAQIASGMAYVERMNYVHRDLRAANILVGENLVCKVADFGLARLIEDNEYTARQGAKFPIKWTAPEAALYGRFTIKSDVWSFGILLTELTTKGRVPYPGMVNREVLDQVERGYRMPCPPECPESLHDLMCQCWRKDPEERPTFEYLQAFLEDYFTSTEPQYQPGENL; this is encoded by the exons ATGGGGAGCAGCAAGAGCAAGCCCAAAGACCCCAGCCAGCGGCGGCGCAGCCTGGAGCCCACGGAGAACACCCACCATGGGGGCTTCCCAGCCTCGCAGACACCCAGCAAGGCGGCTGCCCCCGATGCCCACCGCACCCCCAGCCGCTCCTTTGGCACCATGGCTGCTGAATCCAAGCTCTTTGGGGGCTTCAACACCTCTGACACCGTCACCTCGCCACAGCGCGCCGGGGCACTGGCTG GGGGAGTCACCACCTTCGTAGCCCTCTACGACTACGAGTCCCGCACGGAAACCGACCTGTCCTTCAAGAAAGGAGAGCGCCTGCAAATCGTCAACAACAc GGAAGGTGACTGGTGGCTGGCTCATTCCCTCACTACAGGACAGACGGGCTACATCCCCAGTAACTATGTCGCGCCCTCAGACTCCATCCAGGCTGAAGA GTGGTATTTTGGGAAGATCACTCGCCGGGAGTCCGAGCGGCTGCTGCTCAACCCTGAAAACCCCCGAGGGACCTTCCTGGTTCGGGAGAGCGAGACCACGAaag GTGCCTACTGCCTCTCTGTGTCTGACTTTGACAACGCCAAGGGGCTCAACGTGAAGCACTACAAGATCCGCAAGCTGGACAGCGGCGGCTTCTACATCACCTCCCGCACCCAGTTCaacagcctgcagcagctggtggcCTACTACTCCA AACATGCTGATGGCCTGTGCCACCGTCTCACCAACATCTGCCCCACGTCCAAGCCCCAGACCCAAGGCCTTGCCAAGGATGCCTGGGAAATCCCCCGGGAGTCGCTGCGGCTGGAGGTcaagctgggacagggctgcttCGGAGAGGTGTGGATGG GGACCTGGAATGGCACCACCCGGGTGGCCATCAAGACCCTGAAGCCTGGCACCATGTCCCCAGAGGCCTTCCTGCAGGAGGCCCAGGTGATGAAGAAGCTGCGACACGAGAAGCTGGTTCAGCTCTACGCTGTGGTGTCTGAGGAGCCCATTTACATTGTCACTGAGTACATGAGCAAGG ggagcctcctggaTTTCCTGAAGGGTGAGATGGGCAAGTACCTGCGGCTGCCCCAGCTCGTGGATATGGCTGCTCAG ATTGCATCGGGCATGGCCTACGTGGAGAGGATGAACTACGTGCACCGGGACCTCCGGGCAGCCAACATCCTGGTGGGGGAGAACCTGGTGTGCAAAGTGGCTGATTTTGGCTTGGCACGGCTCATCGAGGACAACGAGTACACGGCTCGGCAAG GTGCAAAGTTCCCCATCAAGTGGACGGCCCCCGAGGCAGCTCTGTACGGCAGGTTTACCATCAAGTCAGATGTCTGGTCCTTCGGCATCCTCCTGACCGAGCTGACCACCAAGGGCAGAGTGCCATACCCAG GGATGGTGAACAGGGAGGTGCTGGACCAGGTGGAGCGGGGGTACCGCATGCCCTGCCCGCCCGAGTGCCCCGAGTCCCTGCACGACCTCATGTGCCAGTGCTGGCGGAAGGACCCGGAGGAGAGACCCACCTTCGAGTACCTGCAGGCTTTCCTGGAGGACTACTTCACCTCGACAGAGCCCCAGTACCAGCCTGGAGAGAACCTATAG
- the SRC gene encoding proto-oncogene tyrosine-protein kinase Src isoform X1 codes for MGSSKSKPKDPSQRRRSLEPTENTHHGGFPASQTPSKAAAPDAHRTPSRSFGTMAAESKLFGGFNTSDTVTSPQRAGALAGGVTTFVALYDYESRTETDLSFKKGERLQIVNNTRKVDVREGDWWLAHSLTTGQTGYIPSNYVAPSDSIQAEEWYFGKITRRESERLLLNPENPRGTFLVRESETTKGAYCLSVSDFDNAKGLNVKHYKIRKLDSGGFYITSRTQFNSLQQLVAYYSKHADGLCHRLTNICPTSKPQTQGLAKDAWEIPRESLRLEVKLGQGCFGEVWMGTWNGTTRVAIKTLKPGTMSPEAFLQEAQVMKKLRHEKLVQLYAVVSEEPIYIVTEYMSKGSLLDFLKGEMGKYLRLPQLVDMAAQIASGMAYVERMNYVHRDLRAANILVGENLVCKVADFGLARLIEDNEYTARQGAKFPIKWTAPEAALYGRFTIKSDVWSFGILLTELTTKGRVPYPGMVNREVLDQVERGYRMPCPPECPESLHDLMCQCWRKDPEERPTFEYLQAFLEDYFTSTEPQYQPGENL; via the exons ATGGGGAGCAGCAAGAGCAAGCCCAAAGACCCCAGCCAGCGGCGGCGCAGCCTGGAGCCCACGGAGAACACCCACCATGGGGGCTTCCCAGCCTCGCAGACACCCAGCAAGGCGGCTGCCCCCGATGCCCACCGCACCCCCAGCCGCTCCTTTGGCACCATGGCTGCTGAATCCAAGCTCTTTGGGGGCTTCAACACCTCTGACACCGTCACCTCGCCACAGCGCGCCGGGGCACTGGCTG GGGGAGTCACCACCTTCGTAGCCCTCTACGACTACGAGTCCCGCACGGAAACCGACCTGTCCTTCAAGAAAGGAGAGCGCCTGCAAATCGTCAACAACAc GAGAAAAGTGGATGTCAG GGAAGGTGACTGGTGGCTGGCTCATTCCCTCACTACAGGACAGACGGGCTACATCCCCAGTAACTATGTCGCGCCCTCAGACTCCATCCAGGCTGAAGA GTGGTATTTTGGGAAGATCACTCGCCGGGAGTCCGAGCGGCTGCTGCTCAACCCTGAAAACCCCCGAGGGACCTTCCTGGTTCGGGAGAGCGAGACCACGAaag GTGCCTACTGCCTCTCTGTGTCTGACTTTGACAACGCCAAGGGGCTCAACGTGAAGCACTACAAGATCCGCAAGCTGGACAGCGGCGGCTTCTACATCACCTCCCGCACCCAGTTCaacagcctgcagcagctggtggcCTACTACTCCA AACATGCTGATGGCCTGTGCCACCGTCTCACCAACATCTGCCCCACGTCCAAGCCCCAGACCCAAGGCCTTGCCAAGGATGCCTGGGAAATCCCCCGGGAGTCGCTGCGGCTGGAGGTcaagctgggacagggctgcttCGGAGAGGTGTGGATGG GGACCTGGAATGGCACCACCCGGGTGGCCATCAAGACCCTGAAGCCTGGCACCATGTCCCCAGAGGCCTTCCTGCAGGAGGCCCAGGTGATGAAGAAGCTGCGACACGAGAAGCTGGTTCAGCTCTACGCTGTGGTGTCTGAGGAGCCCATTTACATTGTCACTGAGTACATGAGCAAGG ggagcctcctggaTTTCCTGAAGGGTGAGATGGGCAAGTACCTGCGGCTGCCCCAGCTCGTGGATATGGCTGCTCAG ATTGCATCGGGCATGGCCTACGTGGAGAGGATGAACTACGTGCACCGGGACCTCCGGGCAGCCAACATCCTGGTGGGGGAGAACCTGGTGTGCAAAGTGGCTGATTTTGGCTTGGCACGGCTCATCGAGGACAACGAGTACACGGCTCGGCAAG GTGCAAAGTTCCCCATCAAGTGGACGGCCCCCGAGGCAGCTCTGTACGGCAGGTTTACCATCAAGTCAGATGTCTGGTCCTTCGGCATCCTCCTGACCGAGCTGACCACCAAGGGCAGAGTGCCATACCCAG GGATGGTGAACAGGGAGGTGCTGGACCAGGTGGAGCGGGGGTACCGCATGCCCTGCCCGCCCGAGTGCCCCGAGTCCCTGCACGACCTCATGTGCCAGTGCTGGCGGAAGGACCCGGAGGAGAGACCCACCTTCGAGTACCTGCAGGCTTTCCTGGAGGACTACTTCACCTCGACAGAGCCCCAGTACCAGCCTGGAGAGAACCTATAG
- the BLCAP gene encoding apoptosis inducing factor BLCAP, whose amino-acid sequence MYCLQWLLPVLLIPKPLNPALWFSHSMFMGFYLLSFLLERKPCTICALVFLAALFLICYSCWGNCFLYHCTGSQLPESAHDPSIVGT is encoded by the coding sequence atgTACTGCCTGCAGTGGTTGCTACCTGTCCTGCTCATACCCAAGCCCCTGAACCCAGCCTTGTGGTTCAGTCACTCGATGTTCATGGGATTCTACCTGCTCAGTTTTCTCCTGGAACGGAAACCTTGCACAATTTGTGCCTTGGTCTTCCTGGCAGCTCTGTTCCTCATCTGCTACAGCTGCTGGGGGAACTGTTTCTTGTATCACTGCACAGGATCCCAGTTACCAGAATCAGCTCACGACCCCAGCATAGTGGGCACCTAG